A region from the Parasphingopyxis sp. CP4 genome encodes:
- the yihA gene encoding ribosome biogenesis GTP-binding protein YihA/YsxC codes for MTDQAALEEMARKTFSGPIDFLKSAPTLEFLPDADLPEVAFAGRSNVGKSTLLNALTNRKGLARASNTPGRTQELNFFEVGDPPQFRLVDMPGYGFAKAPPQVAKRWRHLINDFLRGRPTLKRTLLLIDARRGLKDIDRELMEMLDEAAVSYRIVLTKSDKLKDKALAATTETLTEQAKRHAAAHPEILTTSSETGLGVDELRKAVIQAIG; via the coding sequence ATGACCGATCAGGCTGCCTTGGAAGAGATGGCCCGGAAGACATTTTCCGGACCCATCGACTTTCTGAAATCGGCACCAACCCTCGAATTTCTGCCCGATGCGGATCTTCCCGAAGTGGCCTTTGCGGGCCGCTCCAATGTCGGCAAGTCGACGCTCCTGAACGCGCTGACCAACCGCAAAGGCCTGGCCCGTGCGTCCAATACGCCCGGACGGACGCAGGAACTCAATTTCTTCGAGGTCGGCGATCCGCCGCAATTCCGGCTCGTCGATATGCCGGGCTATGGCTTTGCCAAGGCCCCGCCCCAGGTCGCCAAGCGCTGGCGGCACCTGATCAACGATTTCCTGCGCGGTCGCCCGACTCTGAAGCGCACATTGCTGCTGATCGACGCGCGGCGTGGGCTAAAGGATATCGATCGTGAACTGATGGAGATGCTGGACGAAGCGGCCGTCAGCTATCGCATCGTTCTCACCAAGTCCGACAAGCTCAAGGACAAGGCGCTCGCCGCGACCACAGAAACGCTCACCGAGCAGGCGAAACGCCATGCAGCAGCGCATCCGGAGATCCTCACAACATCGAGCGAAACCGGATTGGGTGTAGACGAATTGCGTAAAGCCGTTATCCAAGCGATCGGCTGA
- a CDS encoding glutathione S-transferase family protein, translating to MKLIIGNKAYSSWSMRGWLAMKQSGLAFEEVTVPLFDEEWEQRREGNEFAASSGKVPVLWDGDSVVWDSLAIIDWLADRVGRDRFWPKDDSARGMARSMAAEMHSSFPNLRRDLPMNVRKVFPPQPISEDVASELGRILETWAQARARYGGENPFLFGEFCAADIMYAPVCTRLVTYSVKLPPFAQGYVQAVLAHSWVREWVEAAQDEPWVIEKYEVVS from the coding sequence ATGAAACTGATCATCGGCAATAAGGCTTACTCGTCCTGGTCGATGCGCGGTTGGCTGGCGATGAAGCAATCGGGCCTAGCCTTCGAAGAAGTAACCGTACCGCTGTTCGATGAAGAATGGGAACAGCGCCGCGAGGGCAATGAATTTGCGGCTTCCTCCGGCAAAGTCCCGGTGCTGTGGGACGGCGACAGCGTAGTCTGGGACAGTCTTGCGATAATCGACTGGCTTGCCGATCGCGTCGGCCGGGACCGGTTCTGGCCCAAGGACGACAGCGCCCGCGGCATGGCGCGATCCATGGCTGCCGAAATGCATTCAAGCTTTCCCAATCTGCGCCGCGACCTGCCGATGAATGTCCGCAAAGTCTTCCCGCCCCAGCCGATCAGCGAGGATGTCGCGTCGGAGCTTGGCCGCATTCTCGAAACCTGGGCCCAGGCCCGGGCGCGCTATGGCGGCGAAAATCCGTTCCTGTTCGGCGAGTTTTGCGCAGCCGACATCATGTATGCGCCGGTCTGCACCCGGCTCGTCACCTATTCGGTCAAGCTGCCGCCTTTTGCCCAGGGCTATGTCCAGGCGGTGCTCGCCCATAGCTGGGTCCGCGAATGGGTCGAAGCCGCGCAGGACGAACCCTGGGTCATCGAAAAATATGAAGTGGTGAGTTGA